The window CAACGAGGACGATCACCTCTTCGGCCTTTCTGCGGCCAAGCGTTACGGCGGTGTCTATGTGCCCCCCCACCTTGCGGTAATCCATTCTTATATGCGGGAAGCTTATGCAGGCTGCGGCAAGATGATACTCGGGAGCGACAGCCATACCCGCTATGGTTCTTTGGGAACCATGGGCATAGGCGAAGGCGGAGGGGAGCTGGTAAAGCAGCTGCTCCGCCAAAGCTACGATGCAGCCTGGCCAAGGATAATCGCTGTCTATCTCAGCGGCAAACCCCGAAACGGCGTAGGCCCCCAGGACATTGCCCTTGCTATAATAGGGGCAGTCTTTAAAGACGGCTTTGCGAAGAATGCGGTACTGGAATTTGTAGGCGACGGCATCAAGGGCCTAGCGGCCGATTACCGGGCAGGCATCGACGTGATGACCACTGAGACCGCCTGCTGGTCTTCGATCTGGGAAACCGACGAAACCACGGCGCAGTATTTAGCCATCCATTACCGTGATGCCGATTATAAGAAACTCAGCCCTGGCGCGGTATCCTATTATGACGGCCTCATCCATGTGGACCTCGCTTCCGTTAAGCCCATGATAGCTTTGCCCTTCCATCCCAGTAATGTTTTTGAAATTGATGATGTCATCGCAAACCCCAAAGATATTTTCGGGCATATTGAAAAAGACGCTGCAGAGGTCATGGAGAACCCCAATATCAAATTGAAGCTGACTGATAATATAGACAGCCAGGGCCGCATCCGTGTTGATCAGGCAGTCGTGGCAGGCTGTGCGGGCGGCACTTTTGATAACCTCATGACAGTAAAAACCATTCTTGCAGGCCATAATTCCCATGGCGGCAAAGGCAACGAAGGCTTTACGTTCTCGGTCTATCCGGGAAGCCAGCCAATACTTCTCGAGCTTGCTGAAACTGGCGGCTTGAGCAATCTCATAAACCAGGGCATTATTGTACGCTCTGCCTTTTGCGGCCCTTGTTTTGGCGCAGGGGATGTGCCGGCCAATAACGGCCTTTCCATCAGGCACACCACCAGGAACTTCCCCAACCGGGAAGGCTCAAAGCCGGGCAATGGCCAAATCTCGTCGGTTTGCCTCATGGATGCCCGCAGTATTGCTGCTACTGCCCTTAACGGCGGTTATCTGGCTTCGGCGGAACATCTTGACCAGCCGGAACGCTCTTTTCCGTACCACTTTGGCCCTGCCCCCTACCTCAGCAAAATCTACAACGGCATAGGCAAACCCGACAAAAGCGTGGAACTGCGTTATGGCCCTAACATCACCGATTGGCCTCCCATGGCAGGGCTGGGCGAAAATCTCCTCCTTAAAATAGTTTCATACATCACTGATCCGGTAACCACCACAGATGAACTTATCCCCTCGGGCGAAACTTCTTCATTCCGGTCGAACCCCCTTGGTTTGGCCGAGTACACCCTCTCCCGCAAAGACCCCTCCTACGTAGGCAAGGCAAAGGCAGTGCAGGCCGCTTCAAAGGCAATAGCTGTTTCGGAAACGGAAAAAGCGTTTGCTTTGCTCCCTGAGCTGACGGATGCTATCGAAGGAGTTAAAAGCATTCAGTCTCTGTCGGCTATAACCCTAAAGGACATTCAGCTGGCTTCGGCCATCTATGCCCATAAACCCGGCGATGGCAGCGCCCGCGAGCAGGCTGCCAGCTGCCAGCGGGTCCTTGGCGGCTCTGCGAACTTTGCCCATGAATATGCCACCAAGCGTTACCGTTCCAATCTTATCAATTGGGGCATACTTCCTTTTATTATTGACGGCGAGCCTTTCAAGAATGGCGATTATGTTTTTATCCCGAAGATAGCAGAAAAAGTGCGCGCATCATCCCCCGTGCTGGAAGCCTGGGTCATCAGCGGCAAAACCGCCAGGCCTGTAATGCTTAAAACGCCTGAACTAAACCCCGGCGAGGTTGAGCTAATCCTTGATGGCAGTTTGATTAATCATAACAGGAAGGGGCAGAAGAAATAATATCGAGTAAAATTATTGAGCCTGCTCCCTCAATATCCCCAGTATCTTCTGAAATGCCGAATCCTGCTTCTTAAGCTCTCTGGAACCCCGGGTAATCTTGCAGAGCGAGAGCCCCAGGGTCTTGGCAATTTCCCGCTGGGGGATTTTTTTGTCCAGGGCCTTAACCAGGGCCCAGCGGGCAGCTAT is drawn from Leadbettera azotonutricia ZAS-9 and contains these coding sequences:
- a CDS encoding hydratase, producing MVKVIKNGVFLLNGREIIEDNQENRGKIQSQAQGLSPDAARLNTIAAGILLAHNQDGGKGLPQSLHLNFDAMASHDITFVNIIQTAKVSGLDEFPIPYILTNCHNSLCAVGGTINEDDHLFGLSAAKRYGGVYVPPHLAVIHSYMREAYAGCGKMILGSDSHTRYGSLGTMGIGEGGGELVKQLLRQSYDAAWPRIIAVYLSGKPRNGVGPQDIALAIIGAVFKDGFAKNAVLEFVGDGIKGLAADYRAGIDVMTTETACWSSIWETDETTAQYLAIHYRDADYKKLSPGAVSYYDGLIHVDLASVKPMIALPFHPSNVFEIDDVIANPKDIFGHIEKDAAEVMENPNIKLKLTDNIDSQGRIRVDQAVVAGCAGGTFDNLMTVKTILAGHNSHGGKGNEGFTFSVYPGSQPILLELAETGGLSNLINQGIIVRSAFCGPCFGAGDVPANNGLSIRHTTRNFPNREGSKPGNGQISSVCLMDARSIAATALNGGYLASAEHLDQPERSFPYHFGPAPYLSKIYNGIGKPDKSVELRYGPNITDWPPMAGLGENLLLKIVSYITDPVTTTDELIPSGETSSFRSNPLGLAEYTLSRKDPSYVGKAKAVQAASKAIAVSETEKAFALLPELTDAIEGVKSIQSLSAITLKDIQLASAIYAHKPGDGSAREQAASCQRVLGGSANFAHEYATKRYRSNLINWGILPFIIDGEPFKNGDYVFIPKIAEKVRASSPVLEAWVISGKTARPVMLKTPELNPGEVELILDGSLINHNRKGQKK
- a CDS encoding Trp family transcriptional regulator is translated as MRVDDPAVEENLTELASTLAKTGDPALIKDFLRCLLTPAEAADIAARWALVKALDKKIPQREIAKTLGLSLCKITRGSRELKKQDSAFQKILGILREQAQ